A single region of the Plasmodium malariae genome assembly, chromosome: 7 genome encodes:
- the PmUG01_07024700 gene encoding elongation factor 1-beta, putative, which yields MASNANLLIVKGESDYSKLNTFFANNSYYQNYALSAMDIKIYNQIKSVINKDTYPHLYRWYKHIDSLPSYVIDQYTENNNKGKKVNAADKKANGKKGAADDDDVDNDIDLFGSDNDDDKNILLNKKKEKEEELKKKKQKEKEKNRSILIIEIKPKSIDTDISKIPKLVKQKIVDENIKWGEEVKKLPVAFGLYKLHMSCIIYDDFVNTNELIDKIENIDLDNEEDRKKRSLILGLDDEENEDYDEDKNEEVEDDLDFLVQSAEIITFNKL from the coding sequence ATGGCAAGTAATGCAAATTTACTAATCGTTAAGGGAGAAAGTGACTACAGCAAGCTGAATACCTTTTTCGCGAACAATTCCTACTACCAAAATTATGCATTAAGTGCAAtggatataaaaatatataatcagATAAAATCAGTCATAAATAAAGACACGTATCCTCACTTATATCGTTGGTATAAACATATTGACTCTTTACCAAGTTATGTCATAGATCAGTATACGGAGAATAATAACAAGGGCAAAAAAGTGAATGCGGCAGATAAAAAAGctaatggaaaaaaaggtGCAgctgatgatgatgatgtcGATAATGATATAGATCTTTTTGGTAGTGACAATGATGAtgataagaatattttattgaataaaaaaaaagagaaagaagaggagcttaaaaaaaagaaacaaaaagaaaaagagaaaaatagaTCAATATTGATTATTGAAATAAAACCTAAATCAATTGATACAGATATATCGAAAATACCAAAACTtgtgaaacaaaaaattgtgGATGAAAATATCAAATGGGGAGaggaagtaaaaaaattaccagTGGCCTTTGGATTGTATAAACTTCATATGTCATGTATAATTTATGACGATTTTGTTAATACAAATGAACTAATTgacaaaatagaaaatattgaTTTGGATAATGAAGaggatagaaaaaaaagatcttTAATTTTAGGACTAGATGATGAAGAGAATGAGGATTATGATGAAGATAAAAATGAGGAAGTAGAGGACGATTTAGACTTCCTAGTTCAATCAGCAGAGATTATTACTTTCAACAAACTATAA
- the PmUG01_07024600 gene encoding conserved Plasmodium protein, unknown function, whose translation MFYNYLARSPKISHTQICYIRSINRKKLLLKNYESRLDYFKERDISKWDEKGSTDWDKQDIKRNCRIDIRGKDGIDNIDGKVCIDGKIGINGKVDTVGKNGQISSFIFRKLGATFAGESSNFPSRMNIRILKSSFIKYEKKQKTRKTHFLKILNKKLACQKYTENHYMGGRIKLKKHKISRSDGNCSRVINHSNGSSNVVTNDYSLEDDSTEIFVDNPKIEKRYSRISLKLRGGEKNECNVHSYYDEVDKVVSKFSQGTKGAKISKIKNTTKDGDRYKEGKDNKDENFEEGTETDDSTSGSCILPSSEAMNNPNKFLNVLYMLIEGKKEINENIANELKNIYAHIIKTHKDLKMTFLLLYTMSKLLCINNLIKPLYDDIYKVQETELLSIILRVLINSYYYDKELVWFILNKIKDDIRLGTCSTLTISNTFYCYAILYKRNLINIENIPMGEIIQIIYNYYNLFSYIQLFEIVDIFQNFSFFKDYKIAITKVDKMIYKNVAKLFFIIGNYFINKDIIKSMSFKNVKKLIYSYAKNKMYHEKLFLHAFPFLLKQIKQYNEDIMKNKSYYNYYGAYDQELNEAKNLDDELKKNYVNKGKEKVTTTNIGPNSYGKNYTLCEDNCKRINDAIEQNTTNVTDILYAYSKFNMYIDELYNEILLFLQHLYKNMNCSNLSQCLVSLTKVNCNITILLSKISAEKFNANSNYMNFFKYCTPIDLMNFLLSFSKNLFAEKEVYNILADLLLMKEKIFSLQAADLVNIIHAYSKIYYLNKKLFITVDNIISSRLDNNSDYLLPEQAIKYLNSCAKLSYKNEKIIYKIIEIIHKGNFVNIKIFDLFKLLKSVKKLDLCFESLETHIKMIAPNITFDCSKYTNYYYKAVKDLHTRKKKWVW comes from the coding sequence atgttttacaACTACCTAGCGAGATCACCAAAAATTTCTCATACACAGATATGTTACATAAGGAGCATAAATAGGAAAAAgctacttttaaaaaattatgaatccCGCTTAGACTATTTTAAAGAAAGGGATATATCAAAATGGGATGAAAAAGGAAGCACTGACTGGGACAAGCAGGACATTAAACGAAATTGCAGAATTGACATACGTGGCAAAGATGGCATTGATAACATAGATGGCAAAGTTTGCATAGATGGAAAAATTGGTATAAATGGCAAGGTTGACACAGTTGGCAAGAATGGTCAAATTTCATCCTTCATATTTCGCAAATTGGGGGCTACTTTTGCAGGAGAAAGCAGTAATTTTCCAAGCAGGAtgaatataagaatattgaAAAGTAGCTTCATCAAGTATGAGAAGAAACAAAAGACAAGGAAAACgcactttttaaaaatattaaataaaaaacttgCCTGCCAAAAGTATACAGAAAATCATTATATGGGGGGAAGGATAAAATTGAAGAAGCACAAAATATCTCGTTCTGATGGAAATTGTTCTAGGGTTATCAATCATTCGAATGGTAGTAGCAATGTAGTTACAAACGATTACTCGTTAGAGGATGACTCGACAGAAATTTTCGTAGATAACccaaaaatagaaaagagATATTCAAGAATAAGTCTTAAACTGAGAGGGGGAGAAAAAAACGAATGTAATGTTCATTCGTATTATGATGAGGTAGATAAAGTTGTAAGCAAATTCTCCCAAGGAACAAAGGGAGCAAAGATATCAAAGATAAAAAACACAACAAAAGATGGAGATAGGTACAAAGAAGGTAAGGATAACAAAgatgaaaattttgaagaAGGTACTGAAACGGATGACTCGACTTCCGGATCGTGTATTCTGCCGAGTAGTGAAGCAATGAACAACCcaaacaaatttttaaatgtgcTGTACATGCTAATCGAAGGGAAAAAAGagataaatgaaaatatcgCAAATGAactgaaaaatatatatgctcaTATTATCAAAACACACAAAGACTTGAAGATgacctttttattattatacacaATGAGTAAGttattatgcataaataatttaataaaaccTTTATATGATGACATATATAAAGTTCAAGAAACAGAATTGTTATCCATAATATTGCgtgtattaataaattcatattattatgacAAAGAATTAGTAtggtttattttaaataaaataaaggatGATATACGGCTTGGTACATGTTCTACACTAACAATAAGCAATACGTTTTATTGCTATGcaattttgtataaaaggaatttaattaatatagaaaatattcCCATGGGAgaaataattcaaataatttataattattataatttattttcgtATATTCAACTTTTCGAAATTGTTGacatatttcaaaatttcaGCTTTTTTAAAGATTATAAAATAGCGATAACAAAAGTAGATAAAATgatatacaaaaatgtagccaaattattttttatcattgggaattattttattaacaaagatattataaaatctatgtcttttaaaaatgttaagaaattaatttattcatatgcaaagaataaaatgtaccatgaaaaattatttttacatgcatttccttttttactaAAGCAGATAAAACAATACAATGAggatataatgaaaaataagagttattataattattacggTGCATATGATCAGGAGTTAAACGAAGCAAAAAATTTGGAcgatgaattaaaaaaaaactatgtAAACAAAGGTAAAGAAAAAGTGACTACTACTAATATAGGACCAAACTCATATGGGAAAAATTATACACTGTGTGAGGACAACTGCAAACGAATTAATGATGCCATAGAACAAAATACTACAAATGTTACTGATATCTTATACGCTTATAGcaaatttaatatgtatattgaCGAACTATATAACgaaatattactatttttgcagcatttatataaaaacatgaaTTGCTCAAACTTATCACAATGTTTAGTATCTTTAACAAAAGTTAATTGTAATATTACAATACTATTATCAAAAATAAGTGCGGAGAAATTTAACGCGAATTCAAATTATAtgaacttttttaaatattgcaCACCCATTgatttaatgaattttttgCTAAGCTTcagtaaaaatttatttgcaGAAAAAGAGGTATATAACATACTAGCCGACCTTCTTTTaatgaaggaaaaaatattttcattacaAGCTGCCGACttagttaatattattcatgcgtatagtaaaatttattatttgaataaaaaactttttataactgttgataatattatttcctCCAGGCTTGATAATAATTCAGATTATTTATTGCCTGAACAAGCAATAAAATATCTCAACTCGTGTGCAAAGTTGTcatacaaaaatgaaaaaattatttataaaataatagaaataatacataaaggGAATTTTGtcaacataaaaatatttgatttatttaaacttttaaaaaGTGTTAAAAAGTTGGATCTATGCTTTGAAAGTTTAGAAACACACATTAAAATGATTGCGCCCAACATCACCTTCGACTGCTCCAAATATACcaactattattataaagcTGTGAAGGACCTTCACACgaggaaaaaaaagtggGTGTGGTAG
- the PmUG01_07024800 gene encoding conserved Plasmodium protein, unknown function yields the protein MPCYISIRISNINVSILNSTIKKLVTMIPHINEQRLFKTEYSSSSHNYMNDPTRNNNEKVKRNNDNTNDLKCTYYSSEYISNDILSMSSEKKYKRILLIEKYTKYDNLRKQGFKDDYILKNFFSVYISHFTHTLIVNNIINLLRTKYMCHVSILKAYKRNIENIFITSSSVFSPDAIFSVGGDGTYLESAHIIANKYIIDKNENRKNKPIELVGINSDPKRSEGKLCLDYFHLDLERKINFTYESYNEFEKMYSKKKKKRNFLFTDVSNFINKLKERERRGIIYNEIGENKKERINFENANTINNILQNNSLSFNESLEKSCTRTQDNTHFKNICLENNKKKGAIKEAENEGGEEVKADKTEAKVEKTEPKAKDVEDKEDFEAETDVGKKGKEKKRNTVIDGMLICESSNHIIEKPENFIISVEEYAKNTLRYFFETDTYKKIYRKYITVFIKRSEQDKVETYKSINEVYIYEAIKNNICTYINIDNKIVKKLKSTALLITSGTGSTAWAYNVNKIDKKKMKNIIEEFINIQNDIVKKNIENINFDIFSEYINNSICFHPSSKYMKCIVKEPVENTVYDSTDHIYNCNYIDIKTCTSNTIVYIDGIYNIKIQPNDSVILYIKEDDFIISYK from the exons atgcCATGTTACATAAGTATACGCATAAGCAATATTAATGTCTCTATATTAAATAgcacaataaaaaaattagtaactATGATACCACATATTAATGAACAGAGATTATTTAAAACAGAGTATTCCAGCAGTTCACATAATTACATGAATGATCCAActagaaataataatgaaaaagtaaaaagaaataatgacAATACAAATGATCTTAAGTGCACGTATTATTCGAGTGAGTATATTtcaaatgatatattaagtatgagtagtgaaaaaaaatataaaagaatattattaattgaGAAATATACTAAGTATGATAATTTAAGAAAACAAGGTTTCAAAgatgattatattttaaaaaattttttctctGTTTATATATCGCATTTTACTCATACACTTATAGttaacaatattattaacttattaagaacaaaatatatgtgcCATGTGTCTATATTAAAGGCttacaaaagaaatatagaaaatatattcataactAGCTCGAGTGTCTTTTCCCCAGATGCAATATTCAGTGTTG GCGGAGATGGAACCTACCTCGAATCAGCACATATAATTGcgaataaatacataatagaCAAAAACGAGAATAGAAAGAACAAGCCAATTGAACTCGTTGGAATAAACAGTGATCCTAAAAGATCAGAAGGGAAATTGTGCTTagattattttcatttagatctagaaaggaaaattaattttacgtATGAATCATATAAcgaatttgaaaaaatgtacagcaaaaaaaaaaaaaaaagaaattttttattcacaGACGTctctaattttattaataaactaaaagaaagagaaagaagaggaataatatataacgaaataggagaaaacaaaaaagaacggattaattttgaaaatgcCAACACAATAAATAACATCttacaaaataatagttTGTCTTTTAATGAGTCATTAGAAAAAAGCTGCACGAGGACACAGGATAATACTCATTTTAAGAATATCTGtttggaaaataataaaaaaaaaggtgctATAAAAGAGGCGGAAAACGAAGGAGGGGAAGAAGTAAAAGCAGATAAAACAGAAGCAAAAGTAGAAAAAACAGAACCAAAAGCAAAAGACGTAGAAGACAAGGAGGACTTCGAAGCAGAAACAGATGtgggaaaaaaaggaaaagaaaagaaaagaaataccGTCATAGATGGTATGCTCATATGTGAATCCTCCAATCATATTATTGAAAAACCGGAAAACTTTATTATTAGTGTTGAAgaatatgcaaaaaatacGTTAAGGTATTTCTTTGAAACagatacatataaaaagatatataggaaatatattacggtttttattaaaagatcTGAACAGGATAAAGTTGAAACATACAAAAGTATTAAtgaggtatatatatatgaagcaataaaaaataatatttgtacatatataaatattgataacaaaattgttaaaaaattaaaaagtactGCTTTATTAATAACAAGTGGTACAGGATCAACTGCATGGGCctataatgtaaataaaattgataaaaaaaaaatgaaaaatataattgaagaatttataaatatacaaaatgatattgtgaaaaaaaatatagaaaatattaatttcgATATATTCtctgaatatattaataattctatttGTTTTCACCCAAGtagtaaatatatgaaatgtaTAGTAAAAGAGCCTGTAGAAAATACTGTATATGATTCAACGGATCATATATAcaattgtaattatattgatataaaaaCATGTACAAGTAATACTATTGTTTATATAGATggtatatataacattaaaatcCAGCCCAACGATTCTGTTATATTGTACATTAAAGAGGACGATTTTATTATAAGTTACAAATAA
- the PmUG01_07024900 gene encoding conserved Plasmodium protein, unknown function, giving the protein MNCIMTMGHMQNYLRNTLIIFGNTNFVKLKRHISVLANELKSGNIFLHNDKYCEVTEQRQIKQGRLATTNMVKQMYEQITFIDLSTLKSSSVKFACQAKVEKIEPKKTNAQIQYTDKQKNVVVCLDENYEDIEVPMNIFGVAEEYLEPGMQVSIFKHEEKIVKVNLPSSVLAALRKK; this is encoded by the exons ATGAATTGCATTATGACTATGGGACACATGCAAAATTACCTAAGGAATACACTAATTATATTTGGAAATACTAATTTTGTTAAGTTAAAAAGACATATATCTGTTTTAGCAAATGAGTTAAAAAgtggaaatatatttttacacaaTGACAAATATTGTGAAGTAACTGAACAGAGGCAAATTAAGCAGGGAAGACTTGCCACCACAAATATGGTAAAGCAGATGTATGAACAA ATCACCTTCATAGACTTGAGCACCCTGAAGAGTTCATCAGTTAAATTTGCTTGTCAAGCAAAGGTAGAAAAGATTGaaccaaaaaaaacaaatgcaCAAATACAATATACAGATAAACAGAAAAATGTAGTTGTATGTTTAGATGAGAATTATGAAGATATTGAAGTACCTATGAATATTTTTGGGGTTGCTGAAGAATACTTGGAACCAGGTATGCAAGTAAGCATTTTTAAACATGaggaaaaaattgttaaagtTAATTTACCTTCATCCGTATTAGCAGcattgagaaaaaaataa
- the PmUG01_07025100 gene encoding conserved Plasmodium protein, unknown function, with product MDENIVLREIEKRGYNHVQFFKHYFGASINEREGNIGGDEVGVVGEMGAVPEVDGLTDVTEEGKEFTGLKYDEGEILERVQILKKQIEVEKNYLNNKINEEAENYKEKVYHMKSHLDEINFELFNIDIINRMNQKKASNKRGSNDGKEKKQTHLLQWGSGKMGNFTENQGADVRRNIRDNLEGNLSSRLSGNLGCISCGSSDRSDEVGNYEEEEEEEEGDCFLMGENKSNLKFENLLKKSIETKTFLEEVKKGLLFLKALPALKKDMSVLFVTGKSIKQEVEDKIKNVLTLYSNLKYINEHDEIVSYFREHASVDISVYTKNFFDNFFTLLNDILSSYIIDNTSIDMMNILKIYIDVYKTFLKFTNVHNTYTNEYLINHIGKKIIEFLISNFTKTFFKFAQTDSDHFMYNSIINYYEYFTAFIEEKKEPMEKIVHQIVLIVGDENEMRRNHHHNDRTYSSECMHSSTNKNEENKDKAEVPIVATDLTMIFGKEEYNDNMPDRHVNVNEKDEKPIYEEKEGEISSRKNKEEHKNASYVENYHVHLFKESINVVCIFMQNWNFLKSPEMSNENDKTLTNNIRKSFLYKIMDSLNSSITILSNCSLFISKKNIFQKILKESTFINKEIVNEYLINITDVSHFDMVCFDNIILKVSIFDRNNLIEKSKLFHFFTDLKKDIINIIHKKRLEINNKNIFNSHFFRFVIFFSFIYHHDTQFLLIFINIYNFLYEIIYNIKEEIKRKKEESEIKKIHQAYIDESLQLKQEFTTSNEVIDYIKTIISTFISVLNLFNDIIEEYEKFGAFIFERTYYHLKSNTTANILSKIYLQREKGYPSSIDGNLAHIHTYFYSDDLHRRVGRVRSISNISRGGKRAASGANGENDGTDVHNAQCAHVPSDERNLTNGMSASLENMKGEQNCARNFLTLQGEIHKGEYVNSADNVDDAKNKSSDELAFSSRTDAHASVGSKRDASGVLVHSEDIQFDECGKHVLKSSLSKLNEIKNTILKNVIYFSLIPLNEYLNKYVSKITCIKMNQQIDNFDPHENICLIIETVFSYIEIFYGNKGGEHMLQQLFLHLSEKFTFHINNINSTTNLNRNIILQIQADVNYFINVCKRFNIKNYKQFFLLYHSISFSLNFKKENSESLDIQSSFQSYINDHIKKEGQLNFNITADDIVKTALYISNSLII from the coding sequence ATGGATGAAAATATTGTCTTACgggaaatagaaaaaagagGTTATAATCACGTACAGTTTTTTAAGCACTATTTTGGTGCTTCCATAAATGAAAGGGAAGGAAATATCGGAGGAGATGAAGTGGGTGTAGTGGGTGAAATGGGGGCAGTGCCCGAAGTGGACGGACTGACCGACGTAACCGAAGAGGGCAAAGAGTTTACGGGTCTGAAATATGACGAAGGGGAAATACTGGAGAGAGTCCAAATATTGAAGAAACAAATTGaagttgaaaaaaattacttaaataataaaattaacgaAGAAGCAGAAAATTATAAGGAAAAGGTCTATCATATGAAAAGCCATTTAGATGAAATcaattttgaattatttaatattgatattattaatagaatGAATCAAAAAAAGGCTAGTAACAAGAGAGGGAGTAATGACGGGAAAGAGAAAAAGCAAACCCATTTGCTGCAATGGGGAAGTGGGAAGATGGGAAATTTTACGGAGAACCAGGGCGCAGATGTACGCAGAAATATAAGAGACAATTTAGAGGGCAATCTAAGCAGTCGTTTAAGCGGTAACTTAGGCTGCATTTCATGCGGCAGTTCCGATCGAAGCGATGAAGTGGGTAACTATGAGGAGGAGGAGGAGGAGGAGGAGGGTGACTGCTTTCTAATGGGAGAAAATAAGAGCAACTTAAAATTCGAAAATTTGCTGAAGAAAAGTATTGAGACTAAAACATTTCTAGAAGAGGTAAAAAAGGGACTACTATTTTTGAAGGCTCTTCCGGCACTAAAAAAAGACATGAGTGTATTATTTGTTACAGGAAAGAGCATAAAACAAGAAGTggaagataaaataaaaaacgtaTTAACGTTATATAGtaacttaaaatatattaatgagcATGATGAGATAGTATCCTATTTTAGAGAACACGCTTCGGTTGATATATCCGTTTatactaaaaatttttttgacaatttttttaccctattaaatgatattttGTCTTCCTACATAATAGATAATACAAGCATTGATATGAtgaatatattgaaaatatatatagatgtatataaaacatttttgaaatttacaaatgtacataatacatatacgaatgaatatttaattaacCATATAGGGAAAAAGATAATCGAATTTTTGATAtctaattttacaaaaacattttttaagtttGCTCAGACGGATAGCGACCATTTTATGTACAACagcattattaattattatgaatactTTACAGCCTTTatagaggaaaaaaaagaaccaATGGAAAAAATAGTTCATCAAATAGTTCTCATAGTTGGtgatgaaaatgaaatgaGAAGAAACCACCACCATAACGATAGGACCTATTCATCTGAATGTATGCATTCTTCTACGaacaaaaatgaagagaACAAAGACAAAGCTGAAGTCCCAATAGTAGCTACAGATTTAACTATGATATTTGGCAAAGAGGAGTACAATGACAATATGCCTGATAGACATGTAAATGTTAATGAAAAGGATGAGAAACcaatatatgaagaaaaagaggGTGAAATTAGTAGTAGGAAAAATAAGGAAGAGCATAAAAATGCATCATATGTAGAAAACTACcatgtacatttatttaaagaaagcATTAACgttgtttgtatttttatgcaAAATTGGAATTTTCTGAAGAGCCCAGAAATGTCTAATGAAAACGATAAAACGTtgacaaataatataaggaaaagttttttatataaaattatggaTTCATTAAACTCAAGTATAACCATTTTATCTAATTGTTCTCTTTTTATAtctaaaaagaatatatttcaaaaaatattaaaagagtCTACATTTATAAACAAAGAAATAGTAAATGAATACTTAATTAACATTACGGATGTGTCTCATTTCGATATGGTATGCTTTGACAATATTATTCTAAAGGTAAGCATATTCGAtcgaaataatttaatagaaaaaagtaaattgtttcatttttttaccGATTTAAAGaaagatattataaatattatacacaaaaaacgccttgaaataaataataagaatatatttaattcacACTTTTTTCGTTtcgtcatttttttttcattcatttatcaTCACGATACACAATTTCTGCtgatttttataaacatatacaattttttatatgaaattatttataacataaaggaagaaataaaaagaaaaaaagaagaaagtgaaataaaaaagatacatCAAGCTTATATTGATGAGTCTCTACAACTTAAACAAGAATTTACAACGTCTAATGAAGTAATCGATTATATTAAGACAATAATTTCGACATTCATTAGTGTTTTAAACTTATTTAATGATATCATAGAAGAGTACGAAAAATTTGGTGCCTTCATATTTGAAAGGACTTATTACCACCTTAAAAGTAACACTACTGCAAATATATTGTCTAAAATTTATCTACAAAGGGAGAAGGGGTACCCATCATCAATAGACGGGAATCTTGCCCACATACACACCTATTTTTACAGTGATGACCTTCACCGGAGAGTGGGGCGCGTTAGGAGTATCAGCAATATTAGCAGGGGTGGGAAAAGAGCCGCGAGTGGTGCAAATGGTGAAAATGATGGAACTGATGTACATAACGCCCAATGCGCACATGTTCCCAGTGATGAACGTAACTTAACAAATGGAATGAGTGCTTCGCTGGAAAACATGAAGGGTGAGCAAAATTGCGCTAGAAATTTCCTGACTTTGCAAGGTGAAATTCACAAAGGGGAATACGTAAATAGTGCAGACAACGTAGATGATGCAAAAAATAAGTCAAGTGACGAACTTGCATTTTCCTCTAGAACAGACGCACATGCAAGTGTAGGAAGTAAAAGAGATGCATCGGGTGTTCTCGTTCATTCAGAGGATATACAATTCGATGAATGCGGGAAACATGTCTTAAAATCATCATTAAgcaaattaaatgaaataaaaaatacaatattgaaaaatgtaatttatttttccctaATTCCGTTAAATGAGTACTTAAATAAATACGTATCCAAAATTACTTGTATCAAAATGAATCAACAGATAGATAACTTTGATCCTcatgaaaatatttgtttaataatagaaacagttttttcatatattgaaatattttatggaAATAAGGGAGGAGAACATATGTTACAACAGTTGTTCTTACATTTGTCtgaaaaatttacttttcatattaataatattaatagtacAACCAATTTAAACAGAAACATCATTTTGCAAATTCAAGCGGATGTTAACTATTTTATCAATGTATGCAAAagatttaatataaaaaattataaacagtTTTTTTTGCTATATCATTCTATTTCCTTTAGCCTCAATTTCAAAAAGGAGAACAGTGAAAGTCTGGACATCCAATCCTCTTTTCAGTCTTATATAAATGaccatattaaaaaagaaggacAACTAAACTTTAACATAACAGCTGATGATATTGTAAAAACAGCTCTTTATATCAGCAATTCTTTGATCATCTGA
- the PmUG01_07025000 gene encoding protease, putative gives MVLKFFCISVMLMLQLRIECFSKWKTKIGVNKYARRTNRSRANVNIVRVQKKVYNYKRFSVYMFDEEDSLNNTNRNTCRNTLGNYFSNFYKKNYTIFVKTLECMGKAINYVKENLFMSSLKKQLIISISFFFLHFYLLSEHFLILFPYQLIPNHSNILMSLDLNNTLVLLSTIYFLKDFSKNLQNFKQKLKFNRFILDLQENKRKNILSIAVLLIASYILSGYVSIYTEKILSYTNIFNLSLSDSIIKSLQILSGHFIWVACSIVAFKKLLYPYFKNNNSNLNFRYEDSWCFKVIYGYMCSHFIFNIVDIFNNFIIRYFNKEEVYLDNSIDDIVNEREIISTILCIISPCFSAPFFEEFIYRFFVLKSLNSFMNIHYAVAFSSLFFAVHHLNIFNLIPLFFLSFFWSYIYIYTDNILVTMIIHSFWNIYVFLTSIYN, from the exons ATGGtgcttaaatttttttgcattaGCGTAATGTTAATGTTACAATTACGAATAGAATGCTTCAGCAAGTGGAAAACCAAAATAGGTGTAAATAAGTATGCAAGAAGAACAAATAGAAGTAGAGCTAACGTTAATATAGTGAGAGTACAAAAGAAAGTATACAATTATAAGCGATTCAGTGTTTATATGTTTGACGAAGAagattcattaaataataccAACAGAAACACATGTAGAAACACACTTGGAAATTACTTTtccaatttttataaaaaaaattatacaatatttgtaaaaacatTAGAGTGTATGGGAAAAGCCATAAATTAtgttaaagaaaatttatttatgagCTCTCTGAAAAAGCAATTGATTATTTCtatctcctttttttttttacatttttatcttttatctGAGCATTTCcttatattatttccatATCAGTTGATACCAAATCATTCTAATATTCTTATGAGTCTGGACTTGAATAATACACTTGTTCTTTTGTcaactatttattttttaaaagattttaGCAAAAATTTGCAAAATTTTAAGCAAAAATTGAAGTTCAACAGATTTATTCTCGACCTACAGGaaaacaaaaggaaaaatattctttccATAGCTGTTCTTTTGATTGCTTCATACATATTGTCAG GATACGTTTCGATATACAcggaaaaaattttaagctATACAAACATCTTTAACCTTTCGCTGTCTGACAGTATCATAAAATCCTTACAG ATACTGAGCGGACACTTCATATGGGTAGCATGCAGCATAGTTgcctttaaaaaattgttatacccatattttaaaaataataatagtaacttAAATTTTCGGTATGAAGATAGTTGGTGCTTTAAAGTGATTTATGGCTATATGTGCTCTcatttcatatttaatattgttgacatttttaataattttattataagatattttaataaagaagAAGTTTATTTGGACAATAGCATTGATGATATTGTTAATGAAAGAGAAATTATTTCTACAATTTTATGCATAATCAGTCCTTGTTTTAGTGCCCCATTTTTTgaagaatttatatatagattttttgtattaaaaaGTTTGAACTCATTTATGAACATACATTATGCTGTTGCATTTTcgtctttattttttgctgTTCATCATTTGAATATCTTTAATTTAatacctcttttttttttatcttttttttggtcgtacatttacatatacaccGATAATATTCTTGTCACTATGATTATACACTCCTTTTGGAACATATACGTATTTTTAacttctatatataattag